The following proteins are encoded in a genomic region of Ornithinibacillus sp. 4-3:
- the coaE gene encoding dephospho-CoA kinase (Dephospho-CoA kinase (CoaE) performs the final step in coenzyme A biosynthesis.), translating into MALVIGLTGGIASGKSTVAQMFKEFNIPVVDADVIAREVVEPGQDPYEEIIKAFGEDILQADLTLDRKKLGAIIFNDAEKRKNLNQIVHPAIRKEMVARRDDYLADGASCVVMDIPLLFENDLTHFVEKTIVVYVDEMIQKQRLMERDNYTEEEAVARMKSQMPLKEKAALADAIIDNNESVEHSFKQLKDLLHQWNAFSKA; encoded by the coding sequence TTGGCATTAGTCATTGGTTTAACAGGTGGGATAGCTAGTGGAAAAAGCACAGTAGCCCAGATGTTTAAAGAATTTAATATTCCTGTGGTGGATGCAGATGTTATTGCAAGAGAAGTAGTAGAACCAGGCCAGGATCCATATGAAGAAATTATTAAAGCCTTTGGTGAAGATATTTTACAGGCTGATCTTACACTAGACCGAAAAAAATTAGGTGCAATTATTTTTAATGATGCAGAGAAAAGAAAGAATTTAAACCAAATTGTGCATCCAGCAATTCGTAAAGAAATGGTTGCTAGAAGAGATGATTATCTTGCAGATGGAGCGTCCTGTGTGGTGATGGATATCCCGCTTCTTTTTGAAAATGACTTAACCCATTTTGTCGAAAAAACAATTGTTGTGTACGTAGATGAAATGATTCAGAAGCAAAGATTAATGGAAAGAGATAACTATACAGAAGAAGAAGCTGTTGCTCGAATGAAATCGCAAATGCCTTTAAAAGAAAAGGCAGCCCTAGCAGATGCAATTATTGATAATAATGAATCTGTAGAACATAGCTTCAAACAATTAAAGGATCTTCTTCATCAATGGAATGCTTTTAGTAAAGCATGA
- the mutM gene encoding DNA-formamidopyrimidine glycosylase: protein MPELPEVETIKNMLRQLVSSKKIAQVDVYWPKIIKEPDDVEAFKLRLVGQTIHDVYRKGKFLLFELDQDMLISHLRMEGKYSLTDKDVPMDKHTHVVFSFTDGTELRYNDVRKFGTMHVFAKGQELLERPLVQLGPDPLESEFNFVDFYSKLQRTERAIKAVLLDQTIVAGLGNIYVDETLFKAGVHPLRPAKQLTEKEVKDIMIQAIETLQQAVKQGGTTIRSYINLEGEIGAFQEALHVYGQENQPCKKCGTPIEKFKVGGRGTHICSACQPLKAM, encoded by the coding sequence ATGCCAGAATTACCAGAAGTAGAAACCATTAAAAATATGTTAAGACAACTAGTATCGTCAAAAAAGATTGCTCAAGTGGATGTTTATTGGCCTAAAATTATTAAAGAGCCAGATGATGTAGAAGCCTTTAAGCTCAGACTAGTTGGACAAACGATTCACGATGTTTATCGCAAAGGAAAATTCCTACTTTTTGAACTTGATCAGGATATGCTTATTTCCCATCTGCGAATGGAAGGGAAATATAGCTTGACTGATAAAGATGTGCCAATGGATAAACATACACATGTTGTTTTTTCTTTCACAGATGGAACAGAGCTAAGATATAATGATGTACGGAAATTTGGAACCATGCATGTATTTGCAAAAGGACAGGAGTTATTAGAGCGTCCATTAGTCCAACTAGGTCCTGATCCATTGGAGTCAGAATTCAATTTTGTAGATTTTTACAGCAAATTACAACGCACAGAAAGAGCGATAAAAGCTGTACTACTAGATCAAACCATTGTGGCTGGATTAGGAAATATTTATGTAGATGAGACATTATTTAAAGCAGGCGTACACCCATTACGACCTGCTAAGCAATTAACAGAAAAAGAAGTAAAAGATATTATGATACAAGCTATTGAAACATTGCAACAAGCTGTTAAACAAGGTGGAACAACTATTCGTTCTTATATCAATTTAGAAGGTGAGATAGGAGCATTTCAAGAGGCTTTGCATGTGTATGGACAAGAAAATCAACCTTGTAAAAAATGCGGAACCCCAATTGAAAAATTCAAAGTTGGTGGTCGAGGTACTCATATTTGTAGTGCTTGTCAGCCTTTAAAAGCAATGTAA
- the polA gene encoding DNA polymerase I, which translates to MSQKLVLIDGNSIIFRAFYALPLLNNDKGVYTNAVYGFTTMLMNIIEEEQPTHMLVAFDAGKTTFRHKTYQDYKGGRQKTPPELSEQMPLVRELLDAFQIKYYELDQYEADDIIGTLATEGKKENWNVKVISGDQDLLQLVSENVTVDLTKKGISEVNSYTPESLLDQMELTPEQIIDLKALMGDSSDNIPGVPGVGIKTATKLLKQYQTVEKVYEHIDEISGKKLKENLINHQDDAFLSKELATINCNSPIQVALEDIPFQELDQDKAHAFFTELGFKSLIDKLDVDSSGQAEQQDEIEYTIVEKIEAELFSKQDAILLEMLGENYHQADILGIGLVNQNGKYFIPLELALESADFKAWAEDETIEKYVFDAKGTIVALLHHGIQMRGIVFDLLLSSYLLNPAESHDDIPSIAHRVNLTQVSLDEAVYGKGAKQKVPELTALADHVVRKTNVIFQLKDQFLAELEKNDQYHLYEELELPLALILAEMEFTGIKVNKQTLEDMGNELKEKLAALEEEIYELAGEEFNLNSPKQLGPILFEKLGLPVIKKTKTGYSTAVDVLEKLEDKHEIISKIMMYRQLGKLQSTYIEGLLKVIDKDTSKIHTRFNQALTQTGRLSSIDPNLQNIPIRLEEGRKIRQAFVASEEGWKIFGADYSQIELRVLAHIANDERLIDAFNNDLDIHTQTASDVFHVDASEVTSNMRSSAKAVNFGIVYGMSDYGLSQNLGITRKEAQKFIDRYFESYPNVKEYMEDIVLEAKQTGYVATIMKRRRYLPEINSRNFNVRSFAERTAMNTPIQGSAADIIKQAMIDLHAKLKEENLQARILLQVHDELIIEAPEEEIEKLEEIVPAMMEKTVKLSVPLKVDYAHGDSWYDV; encoded by the coding sequence ATGTCACAAAAATTAGTATTAATCGATGGAAATAGTATCATATTTCGTGCGTTCTATGCTTTACCTTTATTAAATAATGATAAAGGGGTATACACAAACGCGGTATACGGTTTTACTACGATGTTAATGAATATTATTGAGGAAGAACAACCAACACATATGTTAGTTGCATTTGATGCTGGAAAAACTACATTCCGTCATAAAACTTATCAGGACTATAAAGGTGGTCGTCAAAAAACACCACCTGAGCTATCTGAACAAATGCCTTTAGTAAGAGAGCTTTTAGATGCTTTTCAAATCAAGTATTATGAGCTTGATCAATATGAAGCAGATGATATCATCGGAACACTCGCTACAGAAGGAAAGAAAGAAAATTGGAATGTTAAGGTTATTTCAGGTGATCAGGATTTACTACAATTGGTATCGGAAAATGTAACTGTGGATTTGACTAAAAAAGGGATCAGTGAGGTTAATTCTTATACACCAGAATCTCTACTCGATCAAATGGAGCTAACACCAGAACAAATTATTGATTTAAAGGCATTAATGGGAGATAGTTCAGATAATATTCCAGGAGTCCCAGGAGTAGGGATTAAAACGGCTACAAAGTTGCTAAAACAGTATCAAACGGTTGAAAAGGTATATGAACATATTGATGAAATTAGTGGGAAGAAGCTAAAAGAAAATCTAATCAATCATCAAGATGATGCTTTTTTAAGTAAAGAATTAGCTACAATTAATTGTAATTCACCAATTCAGGTTGCTTTAGAGGATATTCCGTTTCAGGAGCTTGATCAAGATAAAGCACATGCATTTTTTACGGAATTAGGCTTTAAATCATTAATTGATAAGCTAGATGTAGATAGCAGTGGACAAGCAGAACAACAGGACGAAATAGAATATACAATTGTAGAAAAGATAGAAGCAGAATTATTTTCTAAACAGGATGCTATTTTATTAGAAATGCTTGGGGAGAATTACCATCAGGCAGATATTCTGGGCATTGGTCTTGTCAATCAAAATGGAAAATATTTTATCCCGCTAGAACTAGCTTTGGAATCAGCAGATTTTAAAGCATGGGCAGAGGATGAAACCATTGAGAAATATGTATTTGATGCAAAAGGAACTATTGTAGCTTTATTACATCATGGTATTCAGATGAGAGGGATTGTTTTTGATTTATTATTATCGTCTTATTTATTGAATCCAGCCGAAAGTCATGATGATATCCCAAGTATCGCTCATCGAGTGAATTTAACTCAGGTTTCTTTAGATGAAGCGGTCTATGGAAAGGGCGCTAAACAAAAGGTACCGGAATTAACGGCATTAGCAGATCATGTAGTCCGTAAAACCAATGTTATTTTCCAACTTAAGGATCAGTTCCTTGCTGAATTAGAAAAAAATGATCAATATCATTTGTATGAAGAGTTAGAATTACCATTAGCACTGATTCTTGCCGAAATGGAATTTACTGGTATTAAAGTTAATAAGCAGACCTTAGAAGATATGGGAAATGAATTAAAAGAAAAACTGGCAGCTTTAGAAGAAGAGATTTATGAGCTGGCAGGAGAGGAATTTAATTTAAATTCACCCAAGCAACTCGGACCAATTTTGTTTGAAAAACTAGGATTACCTGTTATTAAGAAAACAAAAACTGGATATTCAACCGCAGTAGATGTACTTGAAAAACTAGAGGATAAACATGAAATTATTTCTAAGATTATGATGTATCGTCAATTAGGAAAGCTGCAATCGACTTATATTGAAGGATTGCTGAAAGTAATTGATAAAGATACATCGAAAATTCATACAAGGTTCAATCAAGCATTAACACAGACAGGTAGATTGAGTTCCATTGATCCAAACTTACAAAATATCCCTATTCGTTTAGAAGAAGGACGAAAAATTCGCCAAGCCTTTGTTGCTTCAGAAGAAGGTTGGAAAATATTTGGTGCGGATTATTCGCAAATTGAATTACGGGTATTAGCGCATATTGCTAATGATGAGCGATTAATTGATGCTTTTAATAATGATTTAGATATTCATACACAAACAGCGAGTGATGTTTTTCATGTTGATGCCTCTGAAGTAACATCGAATATGCGTAGTTCAGCGAAAGCAGTTAATTTTGGGATTGTTTATGGTATGAGTGATTATGGACTTTCGCAGAATTTAGGAATTACGAGAAAAGAAGCACAGAAATTTATTGATCGTTATTTCGAGAGCTATCCAAATGTAAAAGAGTATATGGAGGATATTGTATTAGAAGCGAAGCAAACAGGTTATGTGGCAACGATCATGAAGCGAAGAAGATATTTACCTGAAATCAATAGTCGAAACTTCAATGTACGTAGTTTTGCAGAGCGAACAGCGATGAATACACCAATTCAGGGTAGTGCTGCAGATATCATTAAGCAAGCAATGATTGATTTACATGCAAAATTAAAAGAAGAGAACCTGCAAGCACGAATCTTATTACAGGTTCATGATGAATTAATTATAGAAGCTCCAGAGGAAGAAATAGAAAAACTGGAGGAAATTGTACCTGCCATGATGGAAAAAACAGTGAAACTATCCGTGCCACTTAAAGTAGATTATGCACATGGCGATAGCTGGTACGATGTATAA
- the pnpS gene encoding two-component system histidine kinase PnpS produces MMKRLFNRSLISYVIIIFIFITITGLILGQFISNYYVLIGMLFILFILLITVLLHLFEKFIRPVQVASNTVEKLIAGNYRARIHHPLNGSIGKLSLQINKLARNLSELSIHEQMQAEQLSTVVDNMESGLVLIDDKGYIHLVNRKFISMFGIEEKEYIGHLYYEAMNTEDIHTTVKETFLYEKNVKRLIRYTNNTNISYIEIVGAPIFDEKGLLRGAVLVFYDITEFKKLENMRKDFVANVSHELRTPITSIAGFAETLMETGMEDEEIRETFLKIIFEESKRMQVLIEDLLILSRLEHDKSHINEIEVNTSEILAEVVPMIEQQAEQKNIQFSVTAEENLIFQADSQRLKQVLINLLTNAISYTPQNGLVKLRVFESENNICFEVSDTGIGIEQQDIPRIFERFYRVDKARSRDTGGTGLGLAITKHIIEAHRGTIKVDSEINKGTTFTVQFPKNK; encoded by the coding sequence ATGATGAAAAGACTGTTTAACAGGTCTTTGATTTCATATGTTATTATTATATTTATATTTATCACTATTACAGGATTGATATTAGGTCAATTTATCAGTAATTATTATGTCTTAATCGGAATGCTCTTTATTCTGTTTATCCTGTTAATTACAGTACTACTCCATCTTTTTGAGAAATTTATTCGACCTGTACAAGTAGCCTCGAATACAGTTGAAAAGCTTATTGCTGGGAATTATCGAGCAAGAATACATCATCCTCTTAATGGAAGTATCGGAAAACTCAGCTTGCAAATTAACAAGCTTGCTCGTAACTTAAGTGAGTTATCCATTCATGAGCAAATGCAGGCAGAGCAGCTATCTACAGTTGTTGATAATATGGAAAGTGGTTTGGTATTAATTGATGATAAAGGTTATATCCATCTGGTAAACCGTAAATTCATTTCTATGTTTGGTATAGAGGAAAAGGAATACATTGGTCATCTATACTATGAGGCAATGAACACAGAGGATATACATACAACAGTTAAAGAAACGTTTTTATATGAGAAGAATGTAAAACGATTAATTAGATATACTAACAATACTAATATAAGCTATATTGAAATAGTTGGAGCACCAATTTTTGATGAAAAAGGACTATTACGTGGGGCCGTGTTAGTTTTTTATGATATTACTGAATTCAAGAAGCTTGAAAATATGCGAAAAGATTTTGTTGCGAATGTTTCGCATGAATTAAGAACACCAATTACTTCTATTGCTGGTTTTGCGGAAACATTAATGGAAACTGGTATGGAGGATGAAGAAATTCGAGAAACTTTTTTGAAAATTATTTTTGAAGAAAGTAAGAGAATGCAGGTGCTAATTGAAGATTTGTTGATATTATCAAGGTTGGAGCATGATAAATCACATATTAATGAAATAGAAGTGAATACTTCAGAGATTTTAGCAGAGGTTGTTCCAATGATTGAACAACAGGCAGAACAAAAGAACATTCAATTCTCAGTTACTGCTGAAGAAAACTTGATATTTCAAGCAGATAGTCAAAGATTAAAGCAAGTATTAATTAATTTATTAACTAATGCGATAAGCTATACGCCACAAAATGGTCTAGTTAAATTACGAGTGTTTGAATCTGAAAATAATATATGCTTTGAAGTCTCAGATACAGGGATTGGGATTGAACAACAGGATATTCCAAGAATCTTCGAACGTTTCTATCGCGTAGACAAAGCAAGAAGTCGAGATACGGGAGGAACAGGTCTAGGCTTAGCTATTACAAAACATATTATCGAAGCACATCGTGGAACCATTAAGGTAGATAGTGAAATCAATAAAGGAACAACCTTTACGGTGCAATTTCCTAAAAATAAATAA